The Flavobacteriales bacterium genome contains the following window.
CCGTGCCCGCGAAGACGAGCGCATAGGTCCCGATCAGCTCTGCGACGTAGCGCCTCATGCGTGCTGCGCGATGAAGTCCTTGCAGTAGGCCTTGATCTCGTCGCGCACCTGCCTGAATGCACGCATGATCTCTTCCTCCGTGCCCGTGACTTTCGCCGGATCGGTGAAGTTGTGGTGGTGCTTCTGCGCAGTGGTGGGGAACCAGGGGCAGCGCTCCTTGGCATTGTCGCAGACCGTGATCACATGGTCGAAGGTGTGGTCCCGGTACTCGTCCACATTGTTGCTCGTGTGGTGGCTGATGTCGATGCCATCTTCCTTCATGATCGCGATCGCGCGCGGGTTCACGCCGTGCGTCTCCACGCCGGCGCTGAGCACTTCCACAGCGGACCCGCCGAAGTGCTGCAAGTAACCGTGGGCGATCTGGCTGCGGCAGCTGTTGCCGGTACAGAGCACGAGGATGCGCATCAGCAGCAGGTGCTATCGATCCCGCAGCCGCAGGTCTCGCCGGTGGCCACCTTCACCTTCTCCGTGCCTTCAGCGTTGGGTGCACAACAATCGCCGTTGTCATTCCGGGCATGACCCGGAATCGCGCTCCCCTTGTATGCAGATACCGTGATACTGAAGATGCCCGTTCCGCTGGCCTTGTAGGCAGCGATCTCCGCCGCGCTCAAGTGGCGGGAGAGAATGTCGTCCGGTACGATGATGGGTTTGCGCTTCTGCACGCTCACCTGCTCGAAGCCCAGGTCGTGGATAATGCCGAGGTATTCACTCTCCTGCAGGGCGCCGCTCACGCAGCCAGCGTACATCTCCGCGCTGGCGCGCAGGGTGTCGGGGATCGCGCCACGCAGTACCACATCGCTGATGCTGAAGTGTCCGCCCGGTTTCAGCACGCGCAGCACCTCGCTGAGGGCTTTGCGTTTGTCGGGCACCAGGTTGAGCACGCAATTGCTCACCACCACGTCCACGATGTTGCTCGTGAGCGGCAGCGCCTCGATGTCGCCTTGGCGGAACTCTACGTTCTGGTAGCCCAGCTTCGCGGCGTTCGCCTTCGCCTTGGCCACCATTTCCGGGGTGAAGTCCACGCCGATAACGCGGCCATCTTCACCGGTCTCGTGGCGGGCCACGAAGCAGTCATTCCCGGCGCCGCTGCCCAGGTCGAGCACCGTGTCACCCTTCTTGATGCCCGCGAACTGCGTGGGCAATCCGCAGCCGAGACCGAGGTCGGCGTCGGGGTTGTAGCCTTCCACCTGGGTGTAGTCATCGGTCATGATGTTGTACACCTCCGTGCTGCAACCACCCGCGCCGCAGCAGCTGCTCGCGTTGGTGTCCTTGTCCTGTTTGGCGATCTCCGCGTACTTGGCGCGGACCATGTCTTTGGTTTCTTGAGCAGTGTTCATGGCTTGTGTCATGCCGGTCCTTCGACTTCGCTCAGGAGACCCGGCGCTTATTGGTTCAACAGCAGTTATCGCTCACGCTCGTGAGCAGTTTGTCCATGCCCTTCTTCAGGGCGTTCCATCCTTTCGGGTCGATGCAGTAGCAGATGCTGGTGCCTTCCACCGTGCCTTGGATGAGCCCGGCGTTCTTCAGCTCCCACAAGTGCTGGCTGATGGTGGCCTGCGCCAGGCCCAGTTCCTCCACGAGCGACCCGTTAACGCAGGTGCCGCGCTTGACGAGGAATTGCAGGATGGCGATGCGCGCCGGGTGGCCGAGCACCTTCGCCAGCGCGGCGATGCGGTTCTGCTCGGCGGTGAAGAGGTCAGTCTTGATGAGGCCCATGATCTTGTGGGCGCAAGACTACTACAATGCTATATCGTAATAATACGATAAAAGGTCCAGGATCGGGATCCTGTCCGTGCTGATGGGGTGTCGTTCAGTTGCCCAATGGCTTGCCGGCCGCGGTCCACGCGTGGATGCCGCCTTGGAGGTCCACCACGTCGTTGAACCCTTGGCCGATGAGGAACTCTCTCGCTGCGGCACTCCGACGGCCGGAAGCGCAGTAGAGCAGTACCGGTTTCGACTTGTCGAGACTACCGGCGTACGCTTGCACTTGACCAGCGTTCTGATCGAGGTTCGTTGCGTTCGCCAGGTGGCCACCGTTGAATTCTCCGGGTGAGCGCACATCGATGAGCTGGGCGCCCGGTTCGTGCAGCCGGGCCGCGAAGGCTTCCGGTGAAAGGCTGTGGGTTTCTTGGGAGGCCGTTCCGCAGGCCAACAACAGCAGCGGGAGCAGGAGGAAGAAGGCGCGCATGGGTTTCTAGGGAAGCGGAAGGGCCGCGCGGATGCACGGCCCTTCCCCGGTGAAGAGCTCTTACTTCAGGTTGTTCACGCTGGTCCACGGACCGCCGTTGTACACATCGAAGCCGTGCCGCTTCAAGGTGTCGGCCGCCATGCCACTGCGCGCGCCGCTACGGCAGCAGGTGATCACAGGCTTGTTCTTGTCGATCTTCTTGAGCTGGTCCTGGATGCGGTCCAACGGGATGTTGATCGAACCGGCCACATGCCCGCTGCGGAACTCATCGGGTGTGCGCACATCCACGATGGTGGCGCCTTGGGCGATCTTCTCGCGGAGGTCCACCTTGGGGCCGCCGATGCCGAACAATGTCTTGAACATGGTTGCTGTTGTTGTGCGGTACAAAGGTCTGTCAAGGTTCATCCGTGGTTGGTGATCCAGGTCACAGAGCAGGGATCAGAACACGTAGTTGATGATCAGGTCGGCATGCAGCATGTCCACTTTGTTGATGGACTGCTTTTCGGTGAGGTCCGGATCGATCGGGAGTTTGGCGAGCACGAGGAATTGTGCCGCAAGCCCCTTCCATCCACCTTTGAACTGGTACTGCGCGTTCATGTCGAACTGGGTGTAGGACGGCATCGCGTACTTGTTCAGCCGGGCATTGGTCAGTTCGGGCATCTGGTACATTCCCCCATCCACTTGGATGCGCCAGCCGTCAGCGCCTTTCCAGATCAAGTTCAAGGACGCCGCATGCACATCGCCCGCGCCTTCGTTCCGCTCGCGCGGCTGGAAGGTAAAGAACGGGTCACGGCCCCACTCGCGGGGCATCAGATATCGGCCATGCGCGGTGATGCGTGTGTAGTTCAGTTGCCATCGGAACTTGCCGATCACATTGCGCACACGACCACTGAAGGCCCAGGATGATCCGCTGGGCGGCATATAGTGGAGAGCGGCATCCGCTTCGCCGCGCTGCTGGGCGGGATCCTGCCGAATGCCGAAGGCGGAGGCGCTCCACCGATCTTCTTTCCCTCCCGCATCCAATTGGACCAGTGCGCTGTTGAACACGTTCTCGGTGTGGAGGTTCCATGCGGTGATCGTCGTTGAGCGGTACAGCTTCTTCTTCACGCTCGCGATGAAGATGCCCGCGCTTGATCCGGACTCACCATGTCGTGCACCTTCGCCGTACACATTGCGACCCACCGGAAAGACGGACATGCTTTCGTACACCGGGTACCATTCACTGGCGCCTCGCGGGGCTACCCGGTAGATCCAACCGCCTTGCCATGTGGTGCCATGTTCTGTGTGGTGCTGCACCCAGACTCCTTCGAACAAGCTGGGGTGCATCCGGCCGTCCTGTGGATTGAGGAACGGTGTGTTCAATTCCTGCTTTCCGAGGATCACCTGCGTTCGCGCATTCTTCGAACGCCAGTCCAGCTGGAATTCGTGCAGGTACGCGAGGTCGTTGGTGTGCCGCGGATCGTTCACGTCATAGAGGCCGATCTCATAGCGGTTCGCGACGCCGGTCACCGGATCCGGCAAGGTCAGGTCGCTCGTGGCAAGGTCGAAGGTGTAGCCGCCGCTCAACTTGAACCGGGTGCCATGCCACCGCTGCGAGGTGAAGCCCATGGTGCCGCCAAAGGCCACAGCGTGATAGTCCGATGGTGCTCCATCGTTGATGGTCGTCATGTTGTAAAGCCGGAAGCGGCCATCCAGCTCGCCCTGTTTCATGATGTCGTACAGGTGACTGGTGCCGCGCAGGCTGTCCGAGCTGGGGATGTCCTGTTCGCTGTGCTGGCCCATCCCGATCAATGGGAAAGCCGCCAGAGAAACAAGCATCAAGCCCGCCCGACCGCAGTGCGACCGGCCCAGTGATCGCTCGTGCATGGATCAGAAACCCGCCTTGATGTAGCTCCAACCGTCCTCCTGCCGCTCCACGATGTGGATGATGCCGGCCTTCACATGACCCGCTTCGGCCAGGACCTTGGTAGGGTCCAGTTGCCGCTCCCGAATGGTGTTGTCGCAGGCGAGGAAGGTGATGCCTTTGCCAGCGAACTCCTTCACCTTGCCTGCCACGATGCTGCGATCGCCCATGAGCAGGTCCATGCCAGGACCGTGGCACACCAGTTCCAATTGCAGGTTCGGCGCGGCTTCCAGCATGTTCTTGAACTGCTTCATCAGGTTCTTGTGCACCAGTGTATCGCCGCTGGTCAGCTGCATCACGATGCGGTGCTGGCGGACGCTGTCCTGCGCCAGGACCAGGAATGAGGTGAGGAGCAAGGTGACGATGAGCAGTGTGCGTTTCATGGCCGCGAAGTTCTCGCAGCGCTCCTCGGTGCTCTGTGATCCATATCACACAACGAGCGGTGCATGGCCGGTGCCGGTGATGCGGCACGCGTGATCAATACAGATGCACTTTTGTACAGCCTTGTTCATGCGACCGGATCTGGTTCCCAAGTTGTTCACCGTATTCCGGCAGGGGTACGGGAAGGAACAACTGCGCCGGGATGTGCTAGCTGGTATCGTGGTCGGCATCGTGGCGTTGCCGCTCTCGATCGCTTTCGCCATCGCTTCGGGCGTATCCCCGGAAAAGGGGCTGATCACGGCGATCGTCGCAGGGTTCTTCATCAGTGCCTTCGGCGGAAGTCGCGTGCAGGTCGGTGGGCCTACCGGCGCCTTCATCGTGATCGTGTACGGCATCGTACAGGCCCATGGTGTGGAAGGCCTCACCATCGCCACATTGATGGCCGGTGTGCTGCTCGTGATCATGGGGCTGTTGCGCTTCGGTGCCCTGTTGCGGTATTTCCCGCACACGCTCATCGTCGGGTTCACATCCGGCATCGCGGTGATCATCTTCTCTTCGCAGATGAACGATCTACTGGGACTGCGGCTCACGAACGTGCCGGCCGACTTCCTCGGAAAGTGGGCACTCTTCGCGTCGCACGTCAGCGACATACAACCCCTGTCCGTGGTGATCGCTGTGGGTACCATTGTGGTAACCCTCCTCATGACGCGTGTGTCCACGGTCGTTCCCGGTGCCGCCCGGTGCGTTCTCCTCGTGGATGTTGGTGGTGGATCCCTTTTCCTTTTCGGTCATAGCTGTGCGCTTCGTTCGCGACTGGGGGCGGATCGTTCAGGATGCGCACGGCCGGGGCCAGGTCAGCATCGAACTGCCCGCGCCGCACGGCCCAGATGAAGGCCACCAGGAACACGCCGACGACGAACGTGCTGGCGGTGATCAGGAGGAAGATGACGCTCATCAGGTCCGTGGCTTTGCGCAGCGAAACTGCCCGGAGCGGTTCGGTACGACGGTGAGACCGGTCAGCGGCGGAATCGACTTTCGTCATTTCCCAGGGCATGGTGCGCCGATCGTGACGATCGACACCTTCGGAACTTGCATGATCCGGTACTTTCGACCGCGATGTTCTCAAAGGCCTGTATGTACGCCATCCGGGCGACGGTGCTCCTCGCATCGGACGAGGCGAAGGGTGTGCGCTGGACGCTCAGCGCGATCGTGGAGGAGACCGGGGCGCCGGAAGCCTTCATGGCCAAGATCCTGCGCAAGCTCGTGCGTGCGGGTATCCTGCGGTCGGTGAAAGGCCCGGGCGGTGGTTTCGATATGCTGCCGGGCCGGGCCGGGATCCTGCGGCTCGGCGAGGTGGTCACAGCCATCGACGAGGATCATCTCTTCAAAGGCTGCGCACTGGGTTTCTCCCGATGTGATGCGAAGAAGCCTTGCCCGATCCACACACAGGTGGAGGCCGTGCGGGAACGGCTCCGTGGGGTGCTGGCGATCACACCCATCAAGGATCTGGGCCGCGACCTGCACGACGGCAGGGCCTTCCTCAAGGGAAAGCTCTGAACAACGAAGGCGCCCTCGCGGACGCCTTCGCCGACTTTCACCAACCCCGGGTCATGCGTCAGGGAGGGTGATATGCCACCGGACTATCCCGGCAGCAACACCTTATCGATCACATGGACGATACCATTGCTGGCCGGCACGCTGGCCACGATGTTGGCACCGTTGATGGTGATCTTACCGTCAACAATGGATACTTGCGTCTTGCCTCCATCCACCATGTCGATCTTCTGGCCATCGCGCAATTGTTCGGGTTTGAGCACACCCACGAAAACATGATACTGGAGCACGGTCTGGAGGTCGGCCTTCTTCTCCGGCTTCAACAGCCCATCCACCGTACCCGCAGGCAATGCATCGAATGCCGCATTGGTCGGTGCGAAGACGGTGAACGGGCCCGCGTTGCTCAGTGCGTCCACGAGTTCCGCCGCTTTTACGGCGGCCACGAGCGTGGTATGGTCCGGCGAGCCGACCGCGATTCCTACGACGTTTTTCTGGGACTGGTCATCAACTACGGTGGATTGGCCACCCTCCGCCGGTGTTGCTGTGGTGTTGGTCGCACTGGTCTGTCCGGGATGATCGGTCCCTCCTCCACAGGCGATCAGGAGCGAGGTGCAGAGGACGGTCAACGACCATTGTATGGTGGGTGTGGTGAGCATGGTGGTTCTTTTATCAGGACAATATTGTCCGGTATTGACGGTGCCGAGGCTGATCGTCATCATTTGTCGTGCTGTTTTCGATCAGTGCTTTTGATGGCGGTCTCCGGTTCACAGATCCTTGCGTGCGAAAACGCGCACCGCGGCCCAACAGGGAAGCAAGGCCCACAGCAGCAGGATGCTCAACGAAGCGAGCATGCCGCCCATGCTGCCGAAGAACTTCTCGTACACGGCGCCGGTATAGCCCAGCAATGCGGCGAGGTCGATCTTCAACATGATGAGCATGCGGGAGAGGTCGATCGGGTTCAGCGCGGCGAGCGGCACGATGAGCGGTTCGATGGGGCGGTCACTGAAGCTGAACATGATCCACAACAGCAGCGAATCCCACACGATCGCCATGAGCACCCAGGCTACAAGACCTATTCCCACGGCCTTCGCGCGGTCACGCTGTTCCACCGCGATCCAGAGGCCCAACGCGCAGCAGACGAAGGTGAGCAGGCCGCCGGTGAGCAGAAGCGTCCAGCCTACCGGCCCTGGTGCCCAAGCCGCAATGGGGAGGCCGACGCCGAGGATGTACGATGCGGACAAGGCCGTGCTCACCGCGAGGTACTGCGCCCGGGTGATCGTGTGCCGGTGGAGCGGCTGCACGGCTAGGAGCACTGTGAACTCGTACTGGTTGTAGAACCAGATGATGGTGAAGACCAGGGAGAGGAGCGGCGTAAGGGCCAGCACCACCTGCGAAAGCGTGATGAGCGCTTTGGTGTTGTCCGGCTCCAACATGAAGAGTGCGGTGGAGATCGCCAGGAGCAACATCGCGTAGCCGATCGCGAAACGGTTGCGTGCCAGGTCGAGCAGTGTGTATTTGAAGACCTTCCACATTGCTACGGCTGTTGTGCGAGGAATTTGGGCAAGGCCACCGCGAGGGACGTTTCGCCGGTGGCTTCCGTGATCAGTTCAGGCGGCAATGCGAAGCGCAGGCGCCCGTCCTCCAGATAGGCCACACGATCACCTAGGCGTTGCACCTCTTCCATGATGTGCGAGGTGATGAGCACCGTGGCTCCTTCACGCTTGGCAAGGATCGCGGTGTCCAGGAGTTTCCCGGCGCTCACCGGATCGAGGCCGGCAGTGGGTTCATCGAGCACCAGGATGTTGGGCCGGTAGCGGAAGGCGAGCACGGCGCTCACCTTCTGCCGCATGCCCCCGCTCAACTGGCTGATGCGTTTGTCGAGCAGTGCGTCCACGCCGAGCTGGTGGATGAGCAGGTCGTCGGTGGAGCCTGATCGGGCATCGCGGATGTCGTTCATCATGCGCAGCAACTGCTCCACGGTGAGCTCACGTGGGAACTCCGCGTACTGCGGCATGTACCCGATGGCTGCGCGGTAGGAAGGGTCGGTGCCCACCACGGTGCCGTTGATCGTTAGCGCGCCTTCGGTGGCATGCACCAGCCCGAGCAGGCACTTGATCAAGGTCGTCTTGCCGGAGCCGTTCGGACCGATCACCATCACGATCTCGCCTTCAGCGAATCGCGCGTTCACCCCGCGCAGCGCCCATTGTTTGCCGTAGCGTTTGCCCAGACCTTCGATGATGATCCTATCCATCTGTAGCCGCTTCAGCGTGTGAACAGAGAGAGTCGAGGGCGCGTCGACGCGGTGGCGGTGGGCGGTCTCATCAATGGTGACTTGTCCTCAAGGGCCGCCGGCGTGAGCGTGGGCACGATCCGTTCGCTCTGGTCCAACAGGTTCACCATCAGGCTGCGCGAGAGTACCATGGCGTAGGGCATCCGGTCGGTCACGAGCGCGAAGAAGCTCAACGGATGGTGGGGCACATCACCGCGCCCATCACGGTCCAGATCGTAGCCTTGGTAGCGGTCCCAGTAGTTGCCGCGCAGTTCGCTCAGCACCAGGTCGCCATTCGTCGTCATGTCGAAGGTGTTCCCGCTGAAGCTGTTGCTTTCGAACACGGTGGATGTGCTGTTCGCGAAGAGCTTCACCGCCCAGCCGTTCGCACTGAAGGTGTTGCCCTTCACCTGTGCACGATTGCACCCGTCCACGAACATGCCCACGGTGTTATCGGAGAAGTGGTTCCGCTCGATGTGCGCGTCGTTGATCTCCTTCAGGAGCAAGCCGTAGGCACTTCCGCCCCGGTTGTGCTCGAAGCGGTTGTCGGTCATGGTCACTTCGCGGGTGAACATCACGGCCACGCCCGCGCCGTTGTCGTGGAAGAAGTTGTTGGTGTAGCTGTCCCGGTGGCTGAACATGAAGTGCAGGCCGTAGCGCGTATTGTATGCGGTGGTGTCGTGATCGATGCGCGAGTCCGTCACGAATTCCAGGTAGATGCCATCGCGGTGGTGCGATACGCGGTTGCGCAGGATCTCCACATGCTGGCACTTCCAGAGATGTACACCGTTCGCCCGCCTGTTCTCCGGTGTGGAGTGATCGCCGATCACCGTATTGTCGGCGATCATGGCGCGGGCCACACTGCTCAGGTAGATGCCGAAGAAGCAGCCTTCCACCTTGTTCCGGGTGATGCGGATATCCGTGGCGCTGATGCACTTGATGCCCGCGTTGTCATTCATGTCGCTGATGGCCGTTCCACGCACGACCAGTCCGGAGATATGCACATCACCGGACTTGACGACGATGACCTCTCCGCTGCCTTTGCCATCCACCACGGGCCAACCCTCGCCCAGCAGCGTTACCGGTTGCGTGATCGTGATGGTACCTTCGGTGTAGGATCCGGCTTTCAGCAGCACCGTGTCATGCGGGGCTGCGGCGTTCAGGCTCTTTTGCAAGCTCATGCCGGCCGTAACCGTGCGCGTACGTGCCGCCACATGGCAAGCGCAGAACAGGAGAGCACATGTGGTGAACAGGATGCGCATGGTTCAATGCGTCGACAGCAGTTTCCGTGTCGCGGCCCAATCGAGCGATCCTCCTGGATGCGTTACGATAGCGACCGCGCGCGTTTCCGCATCGCTGAACGCCGCAACGTTCCCGTTCATGGGACTGCGCAGGGTTGTTGCGTGCAGGTAGTACGCCGTGGTCGCATCGATCACTTCGCCGGGGCGCGCGTGATCACAAACCCACCAGCCTTGCACCTGATCTTCGGCGATGCGACCCTCGGCCACATGCTGCACCATGCACTCCGGTGAGTCGAAGGCATAGGTGCGTCCGGCTTTCGTGACGATGGCCGAGGCGAACTGCCGGTCCATCACGTTCATGCGGCAATAGGCGCATTCAACCTGGCCGAAGTCGATCACCGGCGGGCCGTCCGACGCGCAAGAAGTGAGGGACAGCATGCCGATCAGGGCGAGCACATGGGCTTGCGGGGGGACCTGTTGTCCCGCCTCGCGCGGTGCGGTCGCCGCGGTCCGGCGCGGCCAACGCCACTCTGCCAGCCAGATGAGCACCGCGATGGTGATCGCGGCGAAGAGGATCCACCCACCCGTGTCAGGCAGCGACCAGGCATCGAAGTTCAGCAACTGCTTGTGCCCGAAAAGGGGTGGTTGGTAGGCCATGCCTTCCACTTTGATCGCCGCGTGCGGGTCCAGGTCGTGCCCGTATTTGTACCCCCACGAATACATGTCCCACATGGCCCACAGTACAAAGGCCCCGAGCACCAGAAGCCAGGTGAAGAGCGCACCACGCCGACCGATCAGCGCCGAGATGACCCCCCACCCGACGAGCAGGCCGATCGCGTAGCGCATGATGGCGAATTCCGGGAACATGTCATTCTCGATGGTGGCCATGCCGATGTAGTGGTTCAGCCCGTTGATGTTGCGCACGTCCCCGGAGAAGCGATCATGGAAGATCTGCAGGTAGAGTCCCTCCGGGTATTGTGGCGCAATCAGGTCGATGCGCCAGATGGGGACCACCAGCAGCGCACCGATGGACAGTGCCGCGAGTGCGATGGCGATGCGCGAGATCGGTCGAAGTCTGGGAACTGTGGTCATGATCAGGGTTTTGTGGCAACGGCGGGTTGTCTCCCGCCGTTGCCACGTTTCATCCTACGAGGGCGGGCAGGACTAGGATCCCGCATCCACCGAACGGGTCTCGGCCTTCAGTTCCACCTTGCTGCCGGCTGGTGAAACCCGCACATAGCCTTGCATCTCCTGGTGCAGTGCGCTGCAGAAGTCGGTACAGTACATGGGCACCACGCCGACCTGGTCCGGCACCCACTTCAGTGTTTGCGTTTCACCCGGCATGATCAAGAGTTCCGCGGTGGCCGCCCCTTTGATCGCGAAGCCGTGCGGTACATCCCAGTCCTGTTCCAGGTTGGTGATGTGGAAGTACACTTCATCTCCCACCTTCACCCCTTCGATGTTGTCCGGGGTGAAGTGTGAACGGATGGTGGTCATCCACACATGCACCTCGTTGCCCTTCCGTTCGATCCTGGTTTCGCTTTCGCCCTTGGCCAGGTAGGGGTGCTTGTTCTTGTTGATGTCGAAGAACTTCACCTCGCGTGGTTTGACGAGTTCGGCCGGCAATGCCTGTGCGTAGTGCGGTTCACCGATCGTGGGGAAGTCCAGCAAGAGCTCCATCTTGTCGCCTTCTATGCTGAAGAGCTGTGCGCTCTGGGCCAGTTCAGGACCAGTGGGCAGGAAGCGGTCCTTGGTGATCTTGTTGTACGCGATCACGTACTTGCCCCAGGGCTTCTTGCTGTCGCCGCCGGGCACGCACAGGTGGCCGATGCTGTAGTATGTGGGTACGCGGTCCAGCACCTCCAGGCTCTTCAGGCTCCACTTCACGATCTCGCTGCTCACGAACATGGAGGTGTAGGCGTTCCCGTTCGCGTCGAATTCGGTGTGCAGAGGCCCGAGGCCCGGCTTTTTCACCTCGCCATGCAGCACGCTCTCGTACTTCAGCACGGGGATGCCCATGAAATCGCCGTCGTGATCCTTGGCGGCTATCGCGGCTTGGATCTTCGTGAAGGAGAAAACGGGGATCAGTGCTGCCAACTTGCCGCTGCCTACGATGTACTCCCCGGTGGGATCCACATCGCAGCCGTGGGGTGATTTCGGGCAAGGCATGAAATAGACCAGGTCGGTAAGCTCGCGCGGGTCCAACTGGAGTACCTCTTTCATCACCGTGCTCTCGCCCGTGTGCGTCTCGTCGTTGTACCAGTTGCTGTAGTACTCCACAGGCACCTTGCGGCCTTTGCCCGCCTTCGCGTATTCCTCGGCCTTTTTCCAGTTCACGGCCATGATGAAGTCCTTGTCGCGTTGGCTGGCGTTCACTTCCAGCAGACTGTAGGCTTGTTCACTGTTGTAGCAGCTGAAGAAGAACCAGCCGTCGCTCGGGCCTTTACCGGTGTGGCTCAGGTCGAAGTTCATGCCCGGGGTGATGATCTGGAAGGCGATGGACATCTTGCCGCTCTCCGGCTCCGGGTGGATGAAGCTCACCGTGCCCTTGAAATTCTCCCGGTAGCTCTCGATCGGCACATCGCGTTCGGTATCGGTGCCCATGGGGATGGAGAAACGCGTGCCGCTGATCACGTACTCGCTGTTCGGCGTCGTGAACGGTGAACTGTGGTTGCCCGCGCAGTTCGGGATCTCGATGATGCTCTTCGTGCGGAACGTGCCCAGGTCCACCAAGGCGATGCGCGGTGTGTTGTTGCCGTTGATGAAGCACCACTTGCCATCGGGCACCCCATCCGTCATGGACAGCTCCGGATGGTGCGAATCGTCCCAGGGAATGAAGCCATGCGTGGTCATCAGCATCGGTTTGGTCTCC
Protein-coding sequences here:
- a CDS encoding arsenate reductase ArsC yields the protein MMRILVLCTGNSCRSQIAHGYLQHFGGSAVEVLSAGVETHGVNPRAIAIMKEDGIDISHHTSNNVDEYRDHTFDHVITVCDNAKERCPWFPTTAQKHHHNFTDPAKVTGTEEEIMRAFRQVRDEIKAYCKDFIAQHA
- a CDS encoding arsenite methyltransferase; this translates as MNTAQETKDMVRAKYAEIAKQDKDTNASSCCGAGGCSTEVYNIMTDDYTQVEGYNPDADLGLGCGLPTQFAGIKKGDTVLDLGSGAGNDCFVARHETGEDGRVIGVDFTPEMVAKAKANAAKLGYQNVEFRQGDIEALPLTSNIVDVVVSNCVLNLVPDKRKALSEVLRVLKPGGHFSISDVVLRGAIPDTLRASAEMYAGCVSGALQESEYLGIIHDLGFEQVSVQKRKPIIVPDDILSRHLSAAEIAAYKASGTGIFSITVSAYKGSAIPGHARNDNGDCCAPNAEGTEKVKVATGETCGCGIDSTCC
- a CDS encoding winged helix-turn-helix transcriptional regulator → MGLIKTDLFTAEQNRIAALAKVLGHPARIAILQFLVKRGTCVNGSLVEELGLAQATISQHLWELKNAGLIQGTVEGTSICYCIDPKGWNALKKGMDKLLTSVSDNCC
- a CDS encoding rhodanese-like domain-containing protein, coding for MRAFFLLLPLLLLACGTASQETHSLSPEAFAARLHEPGAQLIDVRSPGEFNGGHLANATNLDQNAGQVQAYAGSLDKSKPVLLYCASGRRSAAAREFLIGQGFNDVVDLQGGIHAWTAAGKPLGN
- a CDS encoding rhodanese-like domain-containing protein — translated: MFKTLFGIGGPKVDLREKIAQGATIVDVRTPDEFRSGHVAGSINIPLDRIQDQLKKIDKNKPVITCCRSGARSGMAADTLKRHGFDVYNGGPWTSVNNLK
- a CDS encoding outer membrane porin, OprD family, with amino-acid sequence MGQHSEQDIPSSDSLRGTSHLYDIMKQGELDGRFRLYNMTTINDGAPSDYHAVAFGGTMGFTSQRWHGTRFKLSGGYTFDLATSDLTLPDPVTGVANRYEIGLYDVNDPRHTNDLAYLHEFQLDWRSKNARTQVILGKQELNTPFLNPQDGRMHPSLFEGVWVQHHTEHGTTWQGGWIYRVAPRGASEWYPVYESMSVFPVGRNVYGEGARHGESGSSAGIFIASVKKKLYRSTTITAWNLHTENVFNSALVQLDAGGKEDRWSASAFGIRQDPAQQRGEADAALHYMPPSGSSWAFSGRVRNVIGKFRWQLNYTRITAHGRYLMPREWGRDPFFTFQPRERNEGAGDVHAASLNLIWKGADGWRIQVDGGMYQMPELTNARLNKYAMPSYTQFDMNAQYQFKGGWKGLAAQFLVLAKLPIDPDLTEKQSINKVDMLHADLIINYVF
- a CDS encoding DsrE family protein, which produces MKRTLLIVTLLLTSFLVLAQDSVRQHRIVMQLTSGDTLVHKNLMKQFKNMLEAAPNLQLELVCHGPGMDLLMGDRSIVAGKVKEFAGKGITFLACDNTIRERQLDPTKVLAEAGHVKAGIIHIVERQEDGWSYIKAGF
- a CDS encoding Rrf2 family transcriptional regulator, producing MFSKACMYAIRATVLLASDEAKGVRWTLSAIVEETGAPEAFMAKILRKLVRAGILRSVKGPGGGFDMLPGRAGILRLGEVVTAIDEDHLFKGCALGFSRCDAKKPCPIHTQVEAVRERLRGVLAITPIKDLGRDLHDGRAFLKGKL
- a CDS encoding fasciclin domain-containing protein, with translation MLTTPTIQWSLTVLCTSLLIACGGGTDHPGQTSATNTTATPAEGGQSTVVDDQSQKNVVGIAVGSPDHTTLVAAVKAAELVDALSNAGPFTVFAPTNAAFDALPAGTVDGLLKPEKKADLQTVLQYHVFVGVLKPEQLRDGQKIDMVDGGKTQVSIVDGKITINGANIVASVPASNGIVHVIDKVLLPG
- a CDS encoding ABC transporter permease is translated as MWKVFKYTLLDLARNRFAIGYAMLLLAISTALFMLEPDNTKALITLSQVVLALTPLLSLVFTIIWFYNQYEFTVLLAVQPLHRHTITRAQYLAVSTALSASYILGVGLPIAAWAPGPVGWTLLLTGGLLTFVCCALGLWIAVEQRDRAKAVGIGLVAWVLMAIVWDSLLLWIMFSFSDRPIEPLIVPLAALNPIDLSRMLIMLKIDLAALLGYTGAVYEKFFGSMGGMLASLSILLLWALLPCWAAVRVFARKDL
- a CDS encoding ABC transporter ATP-binding protein — protein: MDRIIIEGLGKRYGKQWALRGVNARFAEGEIVMVIGPNGSGKTTLIKCLLGLVHATEGALTINGTVVGTDPSYRAAIGYMPQYAEFPRELTVEQLLRMMNDIRDARSGSTDDLLIHQLGVDALLDKRISQLSGGMRQKVSAVLAFRYRPNILVLDEPTAGLDPVSAGKLLDTAILAKREGATVLITSHIMEEVQRLGDRVAYLEDGRLRFALPPELITEATGETSLAVALPKFLAQQP
- a CDS encoding nitrous oxide reductase family maturation protein NosD, translating into MRILFTTCALLFCACHVAARTRTVTAGMSLQKSLNAAAPHDTVLLKAGSYTEGTITITQPVTLLGEGWPVVDGKGSGEVIVVKSGDVHISGLVVRGTAISDMNDNAGIKCISATDIRITRNKVEGCFFGIYLSSVARAMIADNTVIGDHSTPENRRANGVHLWKCQHVEILRNRVSHHRDGIYLEFVTDSRIDHDTTAYNTRYGLHFMFSHRDSYTNNFFHDNGAGVAVMFTREVTMTDNRFEHNRGGSAYGLLLKEINDAHIERNHFSDNTVGMFVDGCNRAQVKGNTFSANGWAVKLFANSTSTVFESNSFSGNTFDMTTNGDLVLSELRGNYWDRYQGYDLDRDGRGDVPHHPLSFFALVTDRMPYAMVLSRSLMVNLLDQSERIVPTLTPAALEDKSPLMRPPTATASTRPRLSLFTR